The genomic stretch TGTGCCGACCACCAGCAGCAACAGCTGATATCCTTACACCAGGGCTAAGTGTGACTAGGCAAGGCAATGCCGAGAGCGGTTCTTCAGTGGTTGTGGAGCTTTCGGCAGTTGTTTTAGCTGATGACACCCTTCTTCGCTTTGCAGTCTCTTCCCCTGATCCTTTACCCTCTGTACCTATTTCTGATCCACAAGCATTTTTTGACCCTTGGAAGCGAGGACTCACTGCAAAAATCATCTATGAAGCACATCTCAAAGGTCAACCACCCAAAAGGCAGTCCTCTTCATTACCCAAAGCAAAATGCAAAACTGCTAATTACCTTGTTCGGTATAAAGGGTACATTGCTTTTCAGGTGGATCTTTCTCTAAGCTGCCTGCAGGAGAAGAATCTCCAAATACCTTTCCtgagggtacacactccttccaTCCCCATGTATAAACTTCTGCTTTGTCTGCATTTAGTGAGGTGTGGACTTAAAAAAGAGTCGTTGAATGTTCATAGCCACACATGGATAGTGCATTTAACACTTCCCTAATCGATTATGACACCCCCTCTGCGAGACCGCGTTTTTCTATGCTTCCCTAATAGAAGGTAGAGTAAGATCAATACAGGAGCACCAACATTACTATTCCCTAAAGGAACCCCATGAATATTGGGTAAAGGGATCATATGTAAGCAGTGATACTTCTATGCTTACAATAGCAATAGGGAGAGGTTTTCAGATGACCATAATGTAAAATTCCATCAAATAATTGTCACTTCACAATACAACATTACCCAAAACCCCCAAGGCCTCTGGGCTCCCGCAAATTGTGAGGTAAGGGGGGCTTagtgtacgcagccttacccttgtaaTAGCTTGAAAATTGCATCGGAAACAACAATTGTTACCTCGCCATAAAAGGAAGCACAACCAGTTTAGTGAGCCATTAAAAAAAAAACCTCCTCTCCAGACAGTGAGCCATTTCACTTTATTCCATCGTAATCCATAGCTAAAGAATAGCAAGTCTTTGGGTCCATAAGAAATTTAAAGTACAGTAAAAtcaataaaaagagagaaattgTGACATTATCCATTTCATAAGGAATGCCACTGATATGCTGATACCTGTAACTGAAACACAGTGTGCCCAACCAGCAGCTGCTTTTACTATGGAAACTTCTGTAGGAAGAGGAAAAGGCTCTGGTGTTTCctggaaaaaaaaaagcaatgaAAAACAAATTGAAGTCATTCCAGTGGAACATGTTATAATCGACCTGcaattttatttaaaattacTTGTGCATTCGCATTACCCCATGCTTTCCGGAAGTTACATAGCTCTGGCCTAAATCATCTGTTGAACCCCAAGTGATCAACTTTCCAGTATCTAAGAAAAACACCAAATATTAAATATAAACCCACATTGAGAATCAATGTTACCATCTCAACTAAAACAAGAGTTTTCTTATAATCAATGTGATATCGAAACAGTGTCCCTCAATCGCAGTTTACCAAATAAGACAGTCAAATCGCCGCAAGACCTAACTAATGCTACAACTCCAAGCTCAGTGGTACTCTCATAATACAAATTAAAACTCCATAAATGTTTAATTTAAGACACTAAAATAGTAATATGGCTTCTCCAACATCAATCATTTTCTAAGCACAATAATAGGGCGTCACTTGGTGGTACCGACCCTCCCCATGCCCCTATTAGGGCCCATCATTTTTAAAGCTCCCTACATAATGTGTGTCAGAGCCTGGAAGAATACTTTGCACCACCCAGTGATGCCAACTCATTTTCCTTTTTCCGCCCCACCGTATACCAACATTTTTACCTTTTACACATCTCCATTTTAATTAAAAAGAATTTGATAACAAGAATATACAGCAAATTACCTCATACGAAGTACCTTAACATTCAATCACCAACTTAAATTAAAATCAACAGAATGAAACAAAAAACAATGCTTGACTCCAACGTGGAGATTTATTAGTTAAAATCTCAAAACATGTTAAATTACTGTATTGCATACTAACTCGATTATCCCCTAacttcaaatcctggctccgcataaaacagactaaaataaactaataaagaaagaaagagagaGCACCAGAAATGGCCATGGCGAAACCGCAACCACCACCACAAACATCCCTCCATTTCCCAATCGACGGAGGAAGTTTAATAGAAAGCGGAGATTGTATAGGAGTTCGTTGAGGCAATGCACCAGGCAAATATCCCCACATGTACACCTCATTTTCCCTCTCTTCCACTTCACCTACCATGTCTATTTCCATTTTTGCCCCTTCCTCTTCCCCCACCCCAACTCCATTCATTTCaagcacaaaaacaaaacacgTAAAAAGTTGACCAAATTAAAAATCCAGAAAAACCCAGAAATTAAATCGGTAATTAAACGGTTAGATGCAATAAAGATTGAATCTTGCGGCTTGATGTAAGAGAAGCAAGGTGCAAAGAGGAGAGAGAAAAATgaagaaagtttttttttttttttagaaaaaaacaCACTA from Silene latifolia isolate original U9 population chromosome 2, ASM4854445v1, whole genome shotgun sequence encodes the following:
- the LOC141643085 gene encoding ultraviolet-B receptor UVR8, with amino-acid sequence MNGVGVGEEEGAKMEIDMVGEVEERENEVYMWGYLPGALPQRTPIQSPLSIKLPPSIGKWRDVCGGGCGFAMAISDTGKLITWGSTDDLGQSYVTSGKHGETPEPFPLPTEVSIVKAAAGWAHCVSVTDKAEVYTWGWKECVPSGKVFGDSSPAGSLEKDPPEKQCTLYTEQVSPRFQGSKNACGSEIGTEGKGSGEETAKRRRVSSAKTTAESSTTTEEPLSALPCLVTLSPGVRISAVAAGGRHTLALSDIGQVWGWGYGGEGQLGLGSRIRMVSSPHPVPCIESSHRRDRHSSFPQASLSSEGHGFKVPGNYIKGIACGGRHSAVITDAGALLAFGWGLYGQCGQGTTDDVLSPACVSSLLGIRIEAVAAGLWHSVCISADGDVYAFGGNQFGQLGTGSDQAETLPRLLDAPSIEDVNAKIISCGARHTAIVTENGKAYCWGWNKYGQLGLGDVIDRNIPSEVEIEGRMAKNVACGWWHTLLLAQSVT